Proteins co-encoded in one Pyxidicoccus xibeiensis genomic window:
- a CDS encoding peptidylprolyl isomerase encodes MKKWVAGIATAALLGSLGSGTAARAELVDRVAAVVNRDIIALSEVQQRAAPELSRINNPDPKKRAELRVQLMKTALDTLIGEKLMEAEIAQLGITATEAEVDQLVDDVRQQNNITDPKQFEQLLVGEGLTMAAYRDMLRKRILRERLLRLKIGPKVKITEEDLKAAYAQYARLESQDSEVHARHILVSVDPKAPQEQVDAAYKKAQAIAAEARRPGMDFSALARARSEGPSAADGGDLGWFKRGVMVPAFEKVAFTLKDGEVSEPVRTNFGWHILKVEERRSVAATSYDEMRPKLEAKLANEKSEKFLEQYVAELRQKANVDVKL; translated from the coding sequence ATGAAGAAGTGGGTGGCAGGCATCGCGACGGCGGCGCTCCTGGGGAGCCTGGGGAGCGGCACGGCGGCGCGCGCGGAGCTGGTGGACCGGGTGGCCGCGGTGGTGAACCGCGACATCATCGCGCTGTCGGAGGTGCAGCAGCGCGCGGCTCCGGAGCTGTCGCGCATCAACAACCCCGACCCCAAGAAGCGCGCCGAGCTGCGGGTGCAGCTGATGAAGACGGCGCTGGACACGCTCATCGGCGAGAAGCTGATGGAGGCGGAGATTGCCCAGCTCGGCATCACCGCGACCGAGGCCGAGGTCGACCAGCTGGTCGACGACGTGCGCCAGCAGAACAACATCACCGACCCGAAGCAGTTCGAGCAGCTCCTGGTGGGCGAGGGCCTCACCATGGCCGCCTACCGGGACATGCTGCGCAAGCGCATCCTGCGGGAGCGGCTGCTGCGCCTGAAGATCGGTCCCAAGGTGAAGATTACCGAGGAGGACCTGAAGGCCGCCTACGCGCAGTACGCGCGCCTGGAGAGCCAGGACTCGGAGGTCCACGCGCGCCACATCCTGGTGTCGGTGGACCCGAAGGCCCCGCAGGAGCAGGTGGATGCCGCCTACAAGAAGGCACAGGCCATCGCCGCGGAGGCCCGGCGGCCCGGCATGGACTTCTCCGCCCTGGCGCGCGCGCGCAGCGAGGGCCCCAGCGCGGCCGACGGCGGCGACCTGGGCTGGTTCAAGCGCGGCGTCATGGTGCCCGCCTTCGAGAAGGTCGCCTTCACGCTGAAGGACGGCGAGGTCAGCGAGCCGGTGCGCACCAACTTCGGCTGGCACATCCTGAAAGTGGAGGAGCGCCGCTCGGTGGCGGCCACCTCCTACGACGAGATGCGCCCCAAGCTGGAGGCGAAGCTGGCCAACGAGAAGTCGGAGAAGTTCCTCGAGCAGTACGTGGCCGAGCTGCGACAGAAGGCCAACGTCGACGTGAAGCTGTAG
- the pdxA gene encoding 4-hydroxythreonine-4-phosphate dehydrogenase PdxA, with product MSPPLVGISLGDVSGIGPEVTAAALALPTLRKALVPVVFGDGPTLERFPVFRRYARVVPQHLRRVDGPTVVEVTKLAEKDRVPGRPSRAGGRAQYAFITAAIEAMREGNVDALCTAPVSKEQISRAGIPFMGHTEVLADAFGVDVMMLMDGPRVRVALATNHVSILELPKLLTVKGLTAQLKLLSRSLEPVVGRRPRIAVLGLNPHAGEGGLLGREEVDVIGPAIRRARAARVDASGPIPADGLFARPERIGEQYDVVLAMYHDQGLIPAKALDFERTVNVTLGLPVPRTSPDHGTAYAIAGKGEASCVPMVEALLKAAQLARASARGAQPGPRRPSRGR from the coding sequence GTGAGTCCTCCTCTCGTCGGCATCTCCCTGGGTGACGTGTCGGGCATCGGTCCGGAGGTGACGGCCGCGGCCCTGGCGCTCCCCACGTTGCGCAAGGCGCTCGTCCCCGTGGTGTTCGGGGACGGGCCCACCCTGGAGCGCTTCCCCGTCTTCCGCCGCTACGCGCGCGTGGTGCCACAGCACCTGCGCCGCGTGGACGGGCCCACCGTGGTGGAGGTGACGAAGCTGGCGGAGAAGGACCGCGTGCCGGGACGCCCCTCCCGCGCGGGCGGCCGGGCGCAGTACGCGTTCATCACCGCGGCGATTGAAGCGATGCGCGAGGGGAACGTGGACGCGCTGTGCACGGCGCCGGTGTCAAAGGAGCAGATTTCGCGCGCGGGCATTCCCTTCATGGGCCACACGGAGGTGCTGGCCGACGCGTTCGGCGTGGACGTGATGATGCTGATGGACGGGCCCCGGGTGCGCGTGGCGCTGGCCACCAACCATGTGTCCATCCTGGAGCTGCCGAAGCTGCTCACCGTGAAGGGGCTCACCGCGCAGCTCAAGCTGCTTTCTCGGAGCCTGGAGCCGGTGGTGGGAAGGCGCCCGCGCATCGCGGTGCTGGGGCTCAACCCGCACGCGGGCGAGGGCGGGCTCCTGGGACGCGAGGAGGTGGACGTCATCGGCCCCGCCATCCGCAGGGCGCGCGCGGCGCGGGTGGATGCGAGCGGGCCCATCCCGGCGGATGGCCTCTTCGCGCGGCCAGAGCGCATCGGCGAGCAGTACGATGTGGTGCTGGCCATGTACCACGACCAGGGACTCATCCCGGCGAAGGCGCTCGACTTCGAGCGCACCGTGAATGTGACGCTGGGGCTGCCGGTGCCTCGCACGTCTCCGGACCACGGCACCGCCTATGCGATTGCCGGCAAGGGTGAGGCGAGCTGCGTGCCCATGGTGGAGGCCCTGCTCAAGGCGGCGCAGCTGGCACGGGCCAGCGCGCGAGGTGCTCAGCCAGGTCCTCGCCGTCCTTCTCGGGGTCGATGA
- a CDS encoding (2Fe-2S) ferredoxin domain-containing protein has product MPGIIARLDSGKEGVHPGIGVHRPLCFPGMPPGTTEPTEPTEPEPTELHVCHRCLVRLDASAGGVDLPRRLKEALCARGLTERTRVLPSGCLGHCPKGRVSVLVLPDGGTAAHVQLIDPEKDGEDLAEHLARWPVPAAPP; this is encoded by the coding sequence ATGCCAGGCATCATCGCCCGCCTGGACTCCGGGAAGGAAGGCGTCCACCCGGGCATCGGCGTGCACCGGCCTCTATGCTTCCCCGGCATGCCGCCTGGAACAACGGAGCCAACGGAGCCAACGGAGCCCGAGCCCACCGAGCTGCACGTCTGCCACCGCTGCCTGGTGCGCCTGGACGCGAGCGCCGGAGGTGTGGACCTGCCACGCCGGCTCAAGGAAGCGCTCTGCGCGCGTGGCCTCACGGAGCGCACCCGCGTGCTGCCCTCGGGCTGCCTGGGCCACTGTCCGAAGGGCCGCGTCAGCGTCCTGGTGCTCCCGGACGGGGGCACCGCCGCTCACGTCCAGCTCATCGACCCCGAGAAGGACGGCGAGGACCTGGCTGAGCACCTCGCGCGCTGGCCCGTGCCAGCTGCGCCGCCTTGA
- a CDS encoding AgmX/PglI C-terminal domain-containing protein, which produces MSDVLDVDLDAYLDRELFVRPRLDSESEARDTDAVTTASGSMRTLLDLAERESEWLKTLPPPALSEAEALPEPVVEIPEWMRMSPGAKETTRFAAMLSPVDPDAVHAAASEGAMGAGTDAAGLPATPWSTPVQPVPPTGFASAPLYPPGNLLPGIAPAPGLPMQGAPLHPWGPAQAYPQQPWGMPLAAHPEPKRLLGLRPGAFLGAAAAGVLAAGLLVVAGLHFRDSGTGAGTQGVHPAGGTWTSSSTAQLGGQVSPGTGSGGQSGGTSLLPGTGGVAQQGGTPGLTGAAQVASGSTAQVGSVAGAAQPGTEATLQGGAPGAQLPGVNGAGATGVSEPSGAQQAAASVAGTVLSTAQGDVLGAANGLRAPQPTSGATNTAVGGTTLTSGTVAAVAPSTRKAPAKTVGVTLPRAAANEDEETAPAASELSFDEGESEAGGMNVPSESGDAETSPGEDVAEAAADARPRSQYSELDEDFARELGFTEDAENKEAADPRASRTVYIPPVPDAKQHLTPDDVNAVVVANQPAITACIRQHAQGTPVEGGGRFLVQWSVLPSGETTSVSMSTDTLRATPLARCIEDVVRRWKFPVHQVRMEEPIRFPFVF; this is translated from the coding sequence GTGAGCGATGTGCTCGACGTGGACCTGGATGCGTACCTGGACCGCGAGCTCTTCGTGCGTCCGAGGCTCGACTCGGAGTCGGAGGCGCGGGACACGGACGCCGTCACCACCGCGTCCGGGAGCATGCGCACGCTGCTCGACCTGGCCGAGCGGGAGTCGGAGTGGCTGAAGACGCTGCCGCCGCCCGCGCTCTCCGAGGCGGAGGCGCTGCCCGAGCCGGTGGTGGAGATTCCCGAGTGGATGCGCATGAGCCCGGGCGCGAAGGAGACCACGCGCTTCGCGGCGATGCTGTCTCCGGTGGACCCGGACGCAGTGCACGCGGCGGCCAGTGAGGGCGCCATGGGTGCGGGCACGGATGCCGCGGGCCTGCCGGCGACGCCGTGGAGCACGCCGGTCCAGCCTGTCCCTCCGACGGGCTTCGCGAGCGCTCCTCTGTATCCTCCGGGCAACCTGCTGCCGGGCATCGCGCCAGCGCCGGGCCTGCCCATGCAGGGTGCGCCGCTTCATCCATGGGGGCCTGCGCAGGCGTATCCGCAGCAGCCGTGGGGCATGCCCCTGGCCGCGCACCCCGAGCCGAAGCGCCTCCTCGGCCTGAGGCCTGGTGCCTTCCTGGGCGCGGCCGCGGCGGGCGTGCTCGCTGCGGGCCTGCTCGTGGTTGCGGGCCTGCACTTCCGGGACAGCGGCACCGGGGCGGGCACGCAGGGTGTGCATCCCGCCGGCGGCACCTGGACGTCGTCGAGCACGGCGCAGCTCGGCGGCCAGGTGTCCCCGGGCACGGGTAGCGGGGGGCAGTCGGGTGGCACCTCGCTGCTCCCGGGCACCGGCGGTGTGGCGCAGCAGGGCGGCACTCCGGGCCTGACGGGAGCGGCTCAGGTGGCTTCGGGCAGCACGGCGCAGGTCGGTAGCGTGGCCGGCGCGGCGCAGCCCGGCACCGAGGCCACGTTGCAAGGCGGAGCCCCTGGCGCGCAGCTCCCGGGTGTGAACGGAGCCGGAGCCACGGGCGTCTCCGAGCCGTCGGGAGCCCAGCAGGCCGCGGCCTCGGTCGCCGGCACCGTGCTGTCCACGGCCCAGGGAGACGTGCTCGGCGCGGCGAATGGCCTGCGCGCCCCGCAGCCCACGTCCGGCGCGACGAACACCGCCGTGGGAGGCACCACCCTCACCAGTGGCACGGTCGCCGCCGTGGCGCCTTCCACGCGCAAGGCGCCCGCGAAGACGGTGGGTGTCACCCTGCCGCGCGCCGCCGCCAACGAGGACGAGGAGACCGCCCCCGCCGCGAGCGAGCTGTCCTTCGACGAGGGCGAGTCCGAGGCCGGTGGAATGAACGTTCCTTCCGAGTCCGGCGACGCGGAGACCTCGCCCGGGGAGGACGTGGCGGAAGCCGCCGCCGATGCCCGTCCTCGGAGCCAGTACTCGGAGCTGGACGAGGACTTCGCGCGGGAGCTGGGCTTCACGGAGGACGCGGAGAACAAGGAGGCGGCGGACCCGCGCGCCTCGCGCACCGTCTACATCCCGCCCGTGCCGGATGCGAAGCAGCACCTCACTCCGGACGACGTGAATGCCGTGGTGGTGGCGAACCAGCCGGCCATCACCGCGTGCATCCGGCAGCATGCCCAGGGCACGCCGGTGGAGGGCGGTGGCCGCTTCCTCGTGCAGTGGTCGGTGCTCCCCAGCGGCGAGACCACCAGCGTCTCCATGAGCACGGACACGCTGCGCGCCACGCCGCTCGCGCGCTGCATCGAGGACGTGGTGCGCCGCTGGAAGTTCCCGGTCCACCAGGTCCGCATGGAGGAGCCCATCCGCTTCCCGTTCGTCTTCTAG
- a CDS encoding aldo/keto reductase, translating into MPLNHYVTLGRSGLRVSPFCLGAMTFGEELGWGSSVETSNAIMDRFLERGGNFIDTANAYTYGHSEKIIGDHLGRHPSKRERVVIATKFFGNHFPSDPNGGGAGRKSLMAQCEESLRRLQTDYIDLYWMHCWDMHTPIEETMRGLDDLVRSEKVRYVGVSDTPAWKVAQAQVTAHFRGWAPLAALQIEYSLLERTVEGELMPMARELGLGVTPWSPLKSGVLSGKYTRENAGKQKADRGAWAEGSLNEKTYGIIDVLQRVAKEQDTTVARVALAWVQGRPGVTSTILGARTLEQLDNNLGALDVHLTPAQVKALDDASTPTLNFPAGFLQGAPVFMHGGLTVNGVTAPPWPMAPKSDKERW; encoded by the coding sequence ATGCCGTTGAATCACTACGTCACCCTCGGCCGCTCCGGCCTGCGCGTCAGTCCCTTCTGCCTCGGTGCCATGACCTTCGGCGAGGAGCTGGGCTGGGGCAGCAGCGTCGAGACGTCCAACGCCATCATGGACCGCTTCCTCGAGCGCGGCGGCAACTTCATCGACACCGCCAACGCGTACACCTACGGGCACTCGGAGAAGATCATCGGAGACCACCTGGGGCGCCACCCCAGCAAGAGAGAGCGGGTGGTCATCGCCACCAAGTTCTTCGGCAACCACTTCCCCAGCGACCCGAACGGCGGTGGCGCGGGCCGCAAGTCGCTGATGGCCCAGTGCGAGGAGTCGCTGCGCCGGCTGCAGACGGACTACATCGACCTGTACTGGATGCACTGCTGGGACATGCACACGCCCATCGAGGAGACGATGCGCGGGCTGGATGACCTCGTGCGCTCCGAGAAGGTCCGCTACGTCGGTGTCTCGGACACGCCGGCATGGAAGGTGGCGCAGGCGCAGGTGACGGCGCACTTCCGGGGTTGGGCTCCGCTGGCGGCACTGCAAATCGAGTACTCGCTGCTGGAGCGCACGGTGGAAGGCGAGCTGATGCCCATGGCGCGCGAGCTGGGGCTCGGCGTGACGCCGTGGTCCCCGCTGAAGAGCGGCGTGCTCAGCGGCAAGTACACGCGGGAGAACGCGGGCAAGCAGAAGGCGGACCGCGGCGCCTGGGCGGAGGGCTCGCTCAACGAGAAGACGTACGGCATCATCGACGTGCTCCAGCGCGTGGCGAAGGAGCAGGACACCACGGTGGCGCGCGTGGCGCTGGCGTGGGTACAGGGCCGGCCGGGCGTGACGTCCACGATTCTGGGAGCGCGCACGCTGGAGCAGCTCGACAACAACCTGGGCGCGCTGGACGTGCACCTCACGCCCGCGCAGGTGAAGGCGCTGGACGACGCCTCCACGCCGACGCTGAACTTCCCGGCGGGCTTCCTCCAGGGCGCGCCGGTGTTCATGCACGGCGGCCTCACGGTGAACGGCGTCACCGCGCCCCCCTGGCCCATGGCTCCGAAGAGCGACAAGGAGCGCTGGTAG
- a CDS encoding nuclear transport factor 2 family protein yields the protein MSPETVQAHHRELLELERAVTQAIQERNGARLRELLPEDFVYRGPGDVETDRAAFITSVANIPGTILGIEMLSLRAHVFGDTGVLTGAQRARVRLPDGTEVTDVQTFADVCQRRDGRWWMVLAHSLPAAPEAP from the coding sequence ATGAGCCCTGAAACCGTCCAGGCCCACCACCGCGAGCTGCTGGAGCTCGAGCGCGCCGTCACCCAGGCCATCCAGGAGCGCAACGGCGCCCGGCTGCGCGAGCTGCTGCCCGAGGACTTCGTCTATCGCGGCCCGGGGGACGTGGAGACGGACCGCGCGGCGTTCATCACCAGCGTCGCCAACATCCCCGGCACCATCCTCGGCATCGAGATGCTCTCCCTGCGCGCCCATGTCTTCGGTGACACGGGTGTGCTGACGGGCGCCCAGCGGGCCCGCGTGCGCCTTCCCGACGGCACCGAGGTGACGGACGTGCAGACCTTCGCGGACGTCTGCCAGCGCCGTGACGGACGGTGGTGGATGGTCCTCGCGCACAGCCTCCCCGCCGCGCCCGAGGCTCCGTAA
- a CDS encoding carboxypeptidase regulatory-like domain-containing protein — MSQSWGERRWTLPAGGVDWRVVPSAGPEARESQRNRVPEVFITSALERWLRTPTARTLHAMYEALGGGPSLGHSRPERDRYEQRLKQRLAEAFSHGELVAFEVERPTLVPAPWPETPSPTPEETPVEAPTWLVIELADDEGKPVPHARYVVTLPDGSTREGTLNKHGYARVDGVNPGQCQVSFPRLDGRSWR, encoded by the coding sequence ATGTCGCAATCATGGGGGGAGCGCCGGTGGACGTTGCCGGCCGGGGGCGTGGACTGGCGGGTCGTCCCATCGGCCGGCCCCGAGGCGCGCGAGTCACAACGAAACCGGGTGCCGGAGGTCTTCATCACCTCCGCGCTCGAGCGCTGGCTGAGGACGCCCACCGCGCGCACGCTGCATGCCATGTACGAGGCGCTCGGAGGTGGCCCGTCGCTGGGCCACTCGCGCCCGGAGCGCGACCGGTACGAGCAGCGCCTCAAGCAGCGGCTCGCCGAGGCCTTCTCGCACGGAGAGCTGGTGGCCTTCGAGGTGGAGCGGCCCACGCTGGTGCCCGCGCCCTGGCCGGAGACACCCAGCCCGACGCCGGAGGAGACGCCCGTTGAAGCGCCGACGTGGCTGGTCATCGAGCTGGCGGACGACGAGGGCAAGCCCGTTCCCCACGCGCGCTACGTGGTGACGCTGCCGGATGGCAGCACCCGCGAGGGCACCCTCAACAAGCACGGCTACGCACGCGTGGACGGCGTGAATCCGGGGCAGTGCCAGGTGTCCTTCCCCCGCCTGGACGGACGCAGCTGGAGATGA
- a CDS encoding peptidoglycan-binding protein, with the protein MSTTHVVKQGECLLLIARRYGFADFKRLYEHPDNAALREKRPNPNVLYPGDIVVIPDMSSAKTQPNVSTGRAHRFTVKAGARYLRLALKDAEGAPLCGRPYLLTFEQEVIEGSTDDEGFLETRVPFTVSHVELECEGLSWELALGTLRPMKDTPDDGVSGAESRLINLGYSLEPTGKMTLELRSAIRAFQHRSGLEVTGRLDVATLQKLEALHGS; encoded by the coding sequence ATGTCCACCACCCACGTCGTCAAGCAGGGCGAGTGCCTGCTGCTCATCGCGCGTCGCTACGGCTTCGCGGACTTCAAGCGCCTCTACGAGCACCCGGACAACGCGGCGCTGCGCGAGAAGCGGCCCAACCCCAACGTGCTCTACCCGGGGGACATCGTCGTCATCCCGGACATGAGCTCCGCGAAGACCCAGCCGAACGTCTCCACGGGAAGGGCCCACCGCTTCACCGTCAAGGCGGGGGCGCGCTACCTCCGGCTCGCGCTGAAGGACGCGGAAGGGGCTCCTCTCTGCGGCAGGCCCTATCTGCTCACCTTCGAGCAGGAGGTCATCGAGGGAAGCACGGACGACGAGGGCTTTTTGGAGACCAGGGTCCCGTTCACCGTCAGCCACGTGGAGCTGGAGTGCGAGGGCCTGTCCTGGGAGCTCGCGCTGGGCACGCTGCGCCCCATGAAGGACACCCCTGATGACGGTGTCTCCGGCGCGGAGTCCCGGCTCATCAACCTGGGCTATTCGCTGGAGCCCACGGGGAAGATGACGTTGGAGCTGCGCAGCGCCATTCGCGCCTTCCAGCACCGGAGCGGCCTGGAAGTCACCGGCCGCCTGGACGTGGCAACCCTGCAGAAGCTCGAGGCGCTGCACGGGAGCTGA
- a CDS encoding NADase-type glycan-binding domain-containing protein, translating to MFDDGWRGGTRGSAPLRVILGCVLLSTGAWGQSADAGRTDAGGLGPTGVPDAGQTVLGGLGADGGQAASAAPGPVGAPDAGPSDAARVEVTLHGVPVTVTASSVLADAKAPGRYGLANLLDEDPGSIWAEGAKGSGVGEWVELSFPPDTPVHSFLVTPGNPKSAKLYKANARPRKAKLELKLAEGRKLDYVLDFPRDFPAGGAIYVDYQRQFAVKSARLTVLTVWPGSRYRDLCLGGFVPVFRGPPDRSMETFLGTGNELAPTLALFMRSPSLVFELLPPETSGVPAWLRSYSRVPHSGPLPLPEEEFNMHHVTSGWSRYRRQLAENVAGASLQSELFRFILAPGGKNYVLDPIAPPKGPDSFSNFRVYWAQVEGGWHVVGVDVPYREQTADD from the coding sequence ATGTTCGATGACGGCTGGAGGGGTGGAACGCGCGGGAGCGCCCCTCTGCGGGTCATCCTGGGCTGCGTGCTGCTGAGCACGGGGGCCTGGGGACAGTCCGCCGACGCGGGGCGCACGGACGCGGGAGGGCTGGGCCCTACTGGCGTCCCCGATGCCGGGCAGACAGTGCTGGGCGGCCTGGGCGCCGATGGTGGGCAGGCCGCTTCGGCCGCACCAGGCCCCGTCGGGGCTCCCGACGCAGGGCCGTCGGATGCGGCCCGGGTGGAGGTGACGCTCCACGGTGTGCCCGTCACGGTGACGGCGTCCTCGGTGCTGGCGGATGCGAAGGCGCCTGGCCGCTACGGGCTCGCCAACCTGCTGGACGAGGACCCCGGCTCCATCTGGGCCGAAGGGGCGAAGGGCAGCGGCGTTGGAGAGTGGGTGGAGCTGAGCTTCCCACCGGACACGCCGGTGCATTCCTTCCTGGTGACGCCGGGCAACCCGAAGTCGGCGAAGCTCTACAAGGCCAACGCGCGTCCGAGGAAGGCGAAGCTGGAGCTGAAGCTCGCCGAGGGGCGCAAGCTGGACTACGTGCTGGACTTCCCTCGCGACTTCCCGGCGGGCGGGGCCATCTACGTTGACTACCAGCGCCAGTTCGCCGTGAAGTCGGCGCGGCTGACGGTGCTGACGGTGTGGCCTGGGAGCAGGTATCGCGACTTGTGCCTGGGCGGCTTCGTCCCGGTGTTCCGCGGTCCTCCAGACCGCTCCATGGAAACGTTTTTGGGCACCGGCAACGAGCTGGCGCCCACCCTTGCGCTATTCATGCGCAGCCCGAGCCTGGTGTTCGAGCTCCTACCCCCTGAAACAAGCGGTGTGCCGGCCTGGCTGCGGTCCTACTCGCGGGTGCCCCACAGCGGACCGCTGCCCCTGCCGGAGGAGGAGTTCAACATGCATCACGTCACGAGCGGGTGGAGCCGCTATCGCCGCCAGCTTGCCGAGAATGTTGCTGGCGCGAGCCTGCAGAGCGAGCTGTTCCGCTTCATCCTGGCACCGGGCGGAAAGAACTACGTGTTGGACCCCATCGCTCCCCCCAAGGGTCCTGACTCGTTCTCGAACTTCCGGGTCTACTGGGCACAGGTCGAGGGCGGGTGGCACGTAGTCGGGGTGGATGTGCCGTACCGGGAGCAGACTGCCGATGACTGA
- a CDS encoding carboxypeptidase regulatory-like domain-containing protein, which translates to MSQSWGERRWTLPAGGVDWRVVPSAGHEARESQRNRVPEVFITSALERWLRTPTARTLHAMYEALGGGPSLGHSRPERDRYEQRLKQRLAEAFSHGELVAFEVERPTLVPAPWPETPSPKPEETPAEAPTWLVIELADDEGKPAPHARYVVTLPDGSTREGTLNKHGYARVDGVNPGQCQVSFPHLDGRSWR; encoded by the coding sequence ATGTCGCAATCATGGGGGGAGCGCCGGTGGACGTTGCCGGCCGGGGGCGTGGACTGGCGGGTCGTCCCATCGGCCGGCCACGAGGCGCGCGAATCACAACGAAACCGGGTGCCGGAGGTCTTCATCACCTCCGCGCTCGAGCGCTGGCTGAGGACGCCCACCGCGCGCACGCTGCATGCCATGTACGAGGCGCTCGGAGGTGGCCCGTCGCTGGGCCACTCGCGCCCGGAGCGCGACCGGTACGAGCAGCGCCTCAAGCAGCGGCTCGCCGAGGCCTTCTCGCACGGAGAGCTGGTGGCCTTCGAGGTGGAGCGGCCCACGCTGGTGCCCGCGCCCTGGCCGGAGACACCCAGCCCAAAGCCGGAGGAGACGCCCGCTGAAGCACCGACGTGGCTGGTCATCGAGCTGGCGGACGACGAGGGCAAGCCCGCTCCCCATGCGCGCTACGTGGTGACGCTGCCGGATGGCAGCACGCGCGAGGGCACCCTCAACAAGCACGGCTACGCACGCGTGGACGGCGTGAATCCGGGGCAGTGCCAGGTGTCCTTCCCCCACCTGGACGGACGCAGCTGGAGATGA
- a CDS encoding peptidoglycan-binding domain-containing protein, translating to MTPPCIINLGHALEPTGKMTLELRSAIRAFQHRSGLEVTGRLDVATLQKLEALHGS from the coding sequence ATGACGCCACCCTGCATCATCAACCTGGGCCATGCGCTGGAGCCCACGGGGAAGATGACGTTGGAGCTGCGCAGCGCCATTCGCGCCTTCCAGCACCGGAGCGGCCTGGAAGTCACCGGCCGCCTGGACGTGGCAACCCTGCAGAAGCTCGAGGCGCTGCACGGGAGCTGA
- a CDS encoding NADase-type glycan-binding domain-containing protein yields MFDDSWRGGTRGSAPLRVILGCVLLSTGAWGQSADAGRTDAGGLGPTGVPDAGQTVLGADGGQAASAAPGLAGAPDAGPSDAARVEVKLHGVPVTVTASSVLADAKAPGRYGLANLLDEDPGSIWAEGAKGSGVGEWVELSFPPDTPVHSFLVMPGNPKSAKLYKANARPRKAKLELKLAEGRKLDYVLDFPRDFPVGGAIYVHYRRQFAVKSARLTVLTVWPGSRYRDLCLGDFVPVFRGPEERSLPTFPGTGRQLAPTLAEFMDAPSLVFRLLPPASGGVPALLRSYSRVPHNGSLPPPEEEFDMHHLRGWDRYTAVLRNSAAGAAVQSELFRLTPATGGKGYVFDPLGPPKGPDSFSNFRVHWAQVEGVWRVVGVDATYEEERP; encoded by the coding sequence ATGTTCGATGACAGCTGGAGGGGTGGAACGCGCGGGAGCGCCCCTCTGCGGGTCATCCTGGGCTGCGTGCTGCTGAGCACGGGGGCCTGGGGACAGTCCGCCGACGCGGGGCGCACGGACGCGGGAGGGCTGGGCCCCACTGGTGTCCCCGATGCCGGGCAGACAGTGCTGGGCGCCGATGGTGGGCAGGCCGCTTCGGCCGCACCGGGCCTCGCCGGGGCTCCCGACGCAGGGCCGTCGGATGCGGCCCGGGTGGAGGTGAAGCTCCACGGTGTGCCCGTCACGGTGACGGCGTCCTCGGTGCTGGCGGATGCGAAGGCGCCTGGTCGCTACGGGCTCGCCAACCTGCTGGACGAGGACCCCGGCTCCATCTGGGCCGAAGGGGCGAAGGGCAGCGGCGTTGGAGAGTGGGTGGAGCTGAGCTTCCCACCGGACACGCCGGTGCATTCCTTCCTGGTGATGCCGGGCAACCCGAAGTCGGCGAAGCTCTACAAGGCCAACGCGCGTCCGAGGAAGGCGAAGCTGGAGCTGAAGCTCGCCGAGGGGCGCAAGCTGGACTACGTGCTGGACTTCCCTCGCGACTTCCCTGTGGGCGGGGCCATCTACGTTCACTACCGGCGCCAGTTCGCCGTGAAGTCGGCGCGGCTGACGGTGCTGACGGTGTGGCCCGGCAGCCGGTACCGGGACTTGTGCCTGGGCGACTTCGTCCCGGTGTTCCGCGGTCCCGAGGAGCGCTCCCTGCCGACGTTCCCGGGGACAGGCCGCCAGTTGGCGCCCACCCTGGCGGAGTTCATGGACGCCCCGAGTCTTGTTTTCAGGCTGCTGCCACCTGCGTCAGGCGGTGTGCCGGCCTTGCTGCGCTCCTACTCGCGGGTTCCTCACAACGGGTCGTTGCCCCCGCCCGAGGAGGAGTTCGACATGCATCACCTGAGGGGATGGGACCGCTATACCGCAGTCCTCCGCAATTCGGCTGCCGGTGCTGCAGTACAAAGTGAGTTGTTCCGCCTCACCCCTGCAACCGGCGGAAAGGGCTACGTGTTCGACCCCCTCGGTCCACCCAAAGGGCCCGACTCCTTCTCGAACTTCCGCGTCCACTGGGCACAGGTCGAGGGCGTGTGGCGCGTGGTGGGGGTGGACGCGACGTACGAGGAAGAAAGGCCTTGA